The DNA window TCTTCTTGTTAATTTAGTGCTGCCAACTTCCGTGCCACGCCCCAAAATGTAAAACACACTTGCTTCCCATTTTGCCACGCACAATCTTTTGCTTATgactatctatctatctatctatctctttctAACTAACTGTTGTTACTCACACTTTGCTAAagcaaatagaatttaaaagcagctttAGTTTGTATTTAGACCATAAAACGCTGATAAGACTCGAGACGACTATcagctcatcatcatcatcatcatcagcagcagcgttgtcaACTTCCTCCACATTTGTCTAATCCCCGTGAGATTTATTGCAAAGTTCTGTGCAACTGCTGTCCTcggcataatttatataaatttaaatttatttttcacgCATTAGCAAGATCTTTATTTCCCAACGCTCCGTGCTGTTCGGTATAAATTTTAGCCAAGATCTCACATGTCtacaaacaacaactagaGCGGCAATCAACACCAACCAACTCACACCCACCACATTCATTAgatgcttttgtttatcttCATTGCTGTGTTACCAAATGTGAGGAAATAACGAGACAATAATAACAGTTACATCTACATTGCtgtcattttgcatttgtatcgAAAATTCCATAGATTTTTATCTACTACTTGTTCTATACTCTGTGATTAGGCTTGACTATGTGGGCATGTCTAACTAATAATCTCAAAAAAGAATTCAAATCTTTTGTGTGTGaaacttaatttcaatttccaacTGATCAAGTTTAAgccaatatatatttttttttacttataatttattttgtttatttggctttgctaaatattaatgattaacataaacatttcttcaattaaataattcagcaGCGAAAATTCAAgtcttaaatttgttaaagttcTTGGCTGAGTTTGAGATTCCACAACTAAATAACGATTGATAATAATGATGCTGATATTGatcagcaattttatttggcttgactaagaaataattaaattaaataatttagaagtAAAAATTCtagttttatgttttaaaaattcaacgaATTCTTGCCTGAGTTAGCAGATTCCAAAACTAATAAAGATAATGATAGCTAAGCTTGGATTTTAACAGCTCACTGATTTTATTTGAccattaaaatttgctttatttttaaatattcgtAATATCAAAATTCTTTGCTGAATTTAAAGTTGCTGTTCAAAGAAAAAccgaaatttgttttattttttaaactttatttcaattacatataaatatatatatttatatatgttgtcTACAAGGCTACAATATCGGTAATGCATTTCCAAAAGAGTACATTGTTATCTAAATacactttttaatatatatatattaatttttaatatatgtataatttctcacattaatatatattctcGTATGtgttgtgtataaaaaaaattcaaactttaTAAAGTTGTACTTAAAGTAGAGTGTAAACTACTAACTAGCTatgatgtatgtgtgtgtgtgtacacacacacacagccacgcATAGTTACATACAAAGAGCTAGCTCATCCAAAAAGTGTGCTACAAATTCTAGTTTAGTTTAGTCTAGTCTAGGCATCTTGATTTGGtcatggtgtgtgtgtgtgtgtgtgtgtgtttagtttgatttgatttgattaacatttatacttagcaatatttattgcttgtgttttgttgtgttgtcaTTTAATGCGTTTATCTTACTTTAAGGCATGTCAAGGTTCTACTAAAATTTGTTAGACTTGGGCAGGGGAACTTTacgttttttcttttagttattataacTAAATTGTGGCATTTTCTTCTTGGCTGCCTCACAAGCAAATAGCATACAAAGTATGTAGTAATGTAAGTAGTATGCATAGCTTGGGGGGAGTTTAGCATGTGGGTGGGGTCAATTGTCAAATAGAAATACaaatagtatttatatttattgttgttgcttgtaaattgattgaaatatgcatatcaaattgtttaaattcaattccaaTTAGCATTGCACTAATTTTAACTAACAGCTAAAATATGTGGTCCTTTCACTTATGTATAAcgtagtatatagtatataaagccagtttagtttgttgctttcttttgctttttagttgctgcttaaGAACTATCTTTGAACTATCACATACaagttcattttattttgcaaaactagtaaacaaaaaatatataaagttagtACATACAGTAATATATAAGTACAGactatgtatttaaattaaatgaactaCTATATGCGCAAGTAACTAATCGAAAACTGACAAtcgacagcaaaaaaaaaaaaattacatttttttttagaaactAGGCTGAGTTTTTAATACAGACAGGggctttgtttttagttaatattttatatgtattcgTAGTTAAGGCGTATGACATAATAACTCGCttattagttttagtttagttagttgCAGTTTCGCAGCCCCTGtgatgtttgttgtttgcttttcttcaATTTGTTCTTTGGCCAATTTACAGCTTGACATCCTGATGATTGTCTccagctgttgttggtgttgcagttgttgctgtgcttgtGGCAgcatccgctgctgctgctggctgctgcgctgcgtCGGCGGTGCGTCGACGCGATTGTATAAACTCTGCCAGATATTCAATGCCCCAGGCCAGAGCGCAGATCATGATGCAAACACTTTGAGCATGAATGCAAATCGGATAACTATCGGTCACGTCACGTATGAGACCTGCAAAGCGAAAATGatttataactatatataaaatattatattccAAGCATACGCACCAATCAATGGCCCAAAGCTAATCACAAACAGCGCCTTGCCCACCAGATGCCAACCAAAGGCCGAGGGCAGTTTCTCCAGCGAGCAATATTCGGATACGGTGAGCGTAAAGTTGCTCAAAGCGGAGCCGCGAAAGAAGCCGCAAATGGATAGCCAGACCATCAGCTGTGTCCAATCGGTTTGCTCGGCCATAACTAGCAAACGTGTTaagtattcaaattaatttttgttacacaATTCAAACttcaaaaaactaaaaaaattactttttactAATTCGTATGAAAAACTAGAAACGTTAACTAGTGATGAactacaaaagaaaaaactaaatatcaataaccaataaaaaaaaaactaatagtaatcaaaaaccaaaaataatactaataatagaaaataatataatgttccattaactattttataaattagttatatagttatttttattactttgtCTACTACAGTTACTATATTCTCTATACTCTCTAAACTTTCTATAATCTCTATACTCTTTATATTCTCTATAGGCTCTATATTCTATATAGGATTTGTACAATCTAAACTTAATACTCTCTTTACTTTTTACTCTCTATACTTTATGCTCTCTTTACTTTTCACTCCCTAAACTTTATACTCTCTTTACTTTTTACTCTCTAAACTCTCTTACTGTCTGTACTCTATACTTTATACTCTCTTTATGCTCTATACTCTATGCTTCctatatatattctatgtTATATTCTCAATTTATACTCTGAATTCTATGCTCTCTATACTTTATACTCTTTTGATTCTCTGTACTCTTTATGGTTTCTGTACTCTCTATACTTTCTGTATTCACTCTTTATATTCTCTATACAATCtgaatttttgtagcttaacTCTTTAAACTTTACTCTCTATGTTGTCTGTACTCTAAGCTCTCTATATTCTCTATGCTTCCTATATATATTCTGTATTATATTCTAGCTATATTCTCAATCTATACTCTGAATTCTATGCTCTCTATACTTTACTATATGTAAACTCGATTATTTCTGTACAGTCTATGGTCTTTATACTTTATACTCTTTTGATTCTCTGTACTCTTTATGCTTTTCGTACTCTCTATACTCTTGATATGCTCTATACAATcttattttttgtagtttaaCTCTATACTTTTTACTCTCTAAATTTTCTCTATGTTGTCTGTAGTCTAAGCTCTCTATACTCTATCCTTGCTGTATTCTCTATGCTCTCTTGCTTTATTCTCTCTATACTCTGCATGCTATAGATTATACTCTCTACTTTTTACTCTATAATTTATGTTCTCTAAactctatattttatatacactctACATTAGTTATACTATGTTCAGTATACTCTATTCTCTATGCTTTCTGTGTTTTCTATAAGGTACACTCTCTATAATCTTCATGCTTTCTGTCtctatgtttgtttgctctctATGCTCTTTATAGAGAGTAATGCCTTTTAAACTCTCTACACTTCTCTCTAGTCTTTCGCTTTACTCTCTACCTAATTACCGTTTCGCTTCCACAAAAACTTACTAAACTAAATTGCTAACTgcacaaattttcttttacgttctgctaattgttttttaaagtaattatgttatttatttatggtgtATGggaataattatgcattttggttttttataaatatttaaaaattaattttatgcacgCAGTATTTATCTAAAATGAATAATCTGGTGATCTGTTGTTTGCCAAAATTTTCTATCTATTTCacttatttattgcttaaagtaaatttgatgaaaaaatatgaaaataattaataaaaattaatagtgAAATTTGagatttgctaattaaatttgtatgctaatTTTCTTTTGGAGTGGCAACTTACTGGAGCGCGTCAGGGCGACGAAGATGATGGAGACGAGGAATATGGTGCGCTTCTTGATGGTGGTGCGATCGAAGATCGGAGGCAGGACAATACGCGCGGCAATATCCGTGATGGCCGTGATCGAGAGACAGTAGGCGACGTCGGCCTTGCTGTAGCCCAGATTGGCAAAGAAGAACGGCGTGACCATCTTGAAGTTCATCTCGGCCACGTAGAAAATGGAGAGGCCGAAGAGCAGATTGAGGAACATTTTATCCTTGAGCATGGCAATGTCAAGCAAATCGGCAAAGCGACGCCAGAATCCGggcttcttcttcttggccTGGACATCGGCGGCCAAGTTGGCCGCATGCTCAGACTGCTTCTCCAGCTCGGTGGGCTTCATCTTGATGAAGCTGTCGCGATGGCCGCCCAAAATGCTGCCCGTGGCGGTGCCCACGCGTCGCAGCTCGCGATCGTTCTGCTCGAACTCGTCGTCGCCGGTGTTGAGATGCACTTGCAGGATGCTGCCGGTGAAGTCCATGTAGGAAAGATTCGAGGTGACCGAGGCCTTGCGGCAGCGCAGCTGATTGGTGTTCA is part of the Drosophila busckii strain San Diego stock center, stock number 13000-0081.31 chromosome X, ASM1175060v1, whole genome shotgun sequence genome and encodes:
- the LOC108605257 gene encoding uncharacterized protein LOC108605257 produces the protein MTTKQPRKVAPDGGWGWVACFGVSLVNLATRSIEPSFGLLFGDTLRDLNVGTTGAAVIISTMDVCMNFSGLFVGPLLKEFSYRKVAIAGSLLCGLGLALTSPASTMAHILSTYSVINGIGVGLSTSAAFVALNHYFKHKRGQAVGLSMAGTALGMLIMPQLVRILLEGYGFRGAVLMLSGVALNAMVGSVLLQPVKWHMKEEFDDEELMCISSALPTPQPQQQQQQQQQQQQTGAAANAAPDFKVIKEDGNEEDALPELNTLLFNKHAHGHGHVQSQQFMRKNYSEMAMNTLNGSRLGLTKRPTFPRIMSLAGVQSADVGSGSGGYPSQAEVNTNQLRCRKASVTSNLSYMDFTGSILQVHLNTGDDEFEQNDRELRRVGTATGSILGGHRDSFIKMKPTELEKQSEHAANLAADVQAKKKKPGFWRRFADLLDIAMLKDKMFLNLLFGLSIFYVAEMNFKMVTPFFFANLGYSKADVAYCLSITAITDIAARIVLPPIFDRTTIKKRTIFLVSIIFVALTRSIMAEQTDWTQLMVWLSICGFFRGSALSNFTLTVSEYCSLEKLPSAFGWHLVGKALFVISFGPLIGLIRDVTDSYPICIHAQSVCIMICALAWGIEYLAEFIQSRRRTADAAQQPAAAADAATSTATTATPTTAGDNHQDVKL